The nucleotide sequence aaaagaaacaaacacgaaacttcaaaattttcgcattttcggtataaaaaagcactaaatttatcgcgaagagcaaatggttggcaatactgctcAACTCgaaaaaacgtgacgtcacgcactctctgatgggcgcaatcttctttctatcgttctttctatcattcttgacaccttctatgttcttgccctgcgttagctagaacccgaatgaaatgtttaggaactctacaatatgagaggttagaatgtttCTGGgagttagagcttcagagcttagtTAGATTCGGAAAAGACGCAGGCTAATTACATGAAGCTGACTACAAGAAAACGTAaaggtcaagctccatctggtacctcTAAGGACCAATatgtctatgtgatggctttcagccagccaggtcaacctagcTTAACTAATAGTTTGTTCATTTTATGTCTGCAGTTGGAAGCGAACGCTCGACTTTCGAATACCATCCAAAAAATTACGTATCACGATTTTTCACTCACTCTCTGATactgtatttttaaaattttcaaccgTGACATAAACTAAAAGTcagctaaaatttttgaaaccacattttttagaaacaaactTTCAATAACGCGAATTCGAAACACATCCAATTAGAATATCTTATCTTCAGTCGAACCCTTATTCGCCAAACCAGTTTTGAGATGATACATTtaccatttttcaaaattctactaCAAACACTGATACTGAAACGTTCGTCTAATGGTACTGCATTATTTCAGAGTGGCAAGGATTACATTAACATCGATCAAACTGTACTGGAGCCGAGTCCGCAACgtattcgcaatattttgacGCTGGAGGAGCGTGTTGCCGCCATAGAGGCTTACGATTGTCGCCCGATGTACACGAAGGTTGCGAAAATGTTCAACTGCAGCTGGGAACAGATCAAAAATATAATTGCTAATCGCGATGCTATTATGGAATTTTACATGGCTACCAGAAGTGCGGAAACGCAAAATGATCCCAATCGGCTAGAGGTGCGCTCGCGCAAAATACGCTTTTTGGGCGAATGtctgtacgagtacatacaacGTGCACAGTTCCACACCAAGGCAAATGTGACGGAGGAGCTGCTGCGGATGAAGGCGATTGAGTTTCGTGATATCATACAAATCGATAATTTCATGCCCAATAAGGCTTGGATCAATCACTTCAAAgccacatacaatttttcgttgTCGAATCGTCAAATTACGATCACACGACGACCGCCTACCTCACTCGATCTAAAGGACATTATGACATATTGCACGAAAAACAAAGCGAAAACAGAGACGGCGAATCAGGTTTCGCCGGTGGAAGAGAGCAGAGAATCCGATCTGTACCGCACGACCACACGCATTGCCATTTCCGGCGAAAATGAGGCAGCGTTGCAGGAGATGAAGCAGCGCCGCTTGCGTAAAATCAGCTTTCTAACGAAAGCGCTGTTCGAGTATTGGCAACGCGCCAGACATCATCACAAAATGCGCATGAACGAGAACTCTTTGCGAAAAGTGTCGTTCGAGCTGAAGGAGATGTTGAAGATCGATAATTTCTATCCCGATAAGGAGTGGTTAAATCACTATATCACAGTTACATATCCCGCAATGTGCAAAGAGTCACACGATTCGCGACCGCCGCCACTCTCGCTGGACCTAAAGGACATACTTAGCTACTGCAGCAGACAGGAGAACAAGAAGCAAGCGCCCAGCACCATAACGCTAGCGCCGAAAGAGACGTCCAAGCAGTGGGCAGGAGATGCAACGCTTAATACCACAACTACAACTGCACCACTGGTGCAAATACACACCTTCAACTTGCGACGAAGTGATGAGTCAACTACGCCGCGCACTCAAATACTAATTCCAAGCCCCAAGCAACCGCCGTCTACCTTAGTGgccaaaattaaagaagaaattGTGGAATTAGATGAAGATGACGAAGAGGATCAAGATGTGAAACCGAGTTTAAATGAATTGCTGCCAACTCCCGCTTCGCCTGCTGTGCCAGCTGTCAAATCGCAATCGAAAGTTCCATTAACAACTGTAGCTGTGGCGGCAGGGCAAGAGGCACAACGTGAAACTAACATCACTGACAGTGGATCCCAAATACCAGCATTAAGGGTAGTGAGTTTAAGTGAATTAGTACCACCACTAGCACCGCTACCAGCTGCAACGCTGGCCACTGCAAGTGattcaca is from Anastrepha ludens isolate Willacy chromosome 4, idAnaLude1.1, whole genome shotgun sequence and encodes:
- the LOC128862237 gene encoding uncharacterized protein LOC128862237 gives rise to the protein MAKTLKDTASFKDKLIPEIGRKKSGKDYINIDQTVLEPSPQRIRNILTLEERVAAIEAYDCRPMYTKVAKMFNCSWEQIKNIIANRDAIMEFYMATRSAETQNDPNRLEVRSRKIRFLGECLYEYIQRAQFHTKANVTEELLRMKAIEFRDIIQIDNFMPNKAWINHFKATYNFSLSNRQITITRRPPTSLDLKDIMTYCTKNKAKTETANQVSPVEESRESDLYRTTTRIAISGENEAALQEMKQRRLRKISFLTKALFEYWQRARHHHKMRMNENSLRKVSFELKEMLKIDNFYPDKEWLNHYITVTYPAMCKESHDSRPPPLSLDLKDILSYCSRQENKKQAPSTITLAPKETSKQWAGDATLNTTTTTAPLVQIHTFNLRRSDESTTPRTQILIPSPKQPPSTLVAKIKEEIVELDEDDEEDQDVKPSLNELLPTPASPAVPAVKSQSKVPLTTVAVAAGQEAQRETNITDSGSQIPALRVVSLSELVPPLAPLPAATLATASDSQTKTANPSKKRQHSDKPINTHQPLKIQKIESIGVHVEQTVHSPGHWSEHSDREEEELPRHVTNYKDALKLLKPLEEFAMLEENYRVIGLISQLEKIFKQPPQKEDN